The sequence below is a genomic window from Silene latifolia isolate original U9 population chromosome 7, ASM4854445v1, whole genome shotgun sequence.
AACGGCCACTGAATTTGTTTCGTTTTTTAGCAAATTTAATGTAGCTCCCAGAGCTAGGAAGCATATTGTAATTTGCTTATTTGAGCAGAACATTTGCTTTTCATGTGAAGATTATACATGTTTAGCAAATTTCGACTCGAAAAGAAATACGGAGAATCGGGATGAATCCTCTCCATTACAATCTGGACCATTAAGAAGTAATACAAGGTAATGAAGAGAGGAAAGTAATGGAGATGATCTTTTTCCATGACTAATGAGGTACAAAAACGGGATATATAATATATTATAATATGAGACCAAAAAAAAATCGGCTATGGTCCCGTAACATTAAGGGGCCTATTAAAAAGACGCATCGGAGTATCGACCCATGTAATAAGGCAAAAATGAAAATCATATCAAGTCGTTACTTTCCACTTTGCAGCCATTATCAGCAGTATATCCTGTGACATTGAatattcacaaattcttgtttgtgacggacgctatccgtcacaaacaagagacgggtaccattttaccttataaagtacccactttttctctctttgCAACACTATATATCAACAGTTGCTTCTACATTTCAACAGTTATGAAATAACAAACTCAAGGAATACCTTGTAGAGTTGGCAATGAAAGATGTCCTCTTCTTCATCCCACTTTCAAATTTCCCTGACTAGTTGTTCAGCTGCTCCTTTCTTACCTACtcttctcttttctttatttatagTTCAAATCCCCTGAACAAAACAACTTCATCATTactatatcatatcatttcaccaCTTTCGAGTTCGTTTTAATTCCGAACTATTAGGGTAAGATTGTGTACGCCCGACCCATTATTGTTACTCTAATTGCAGTCTTTTTATATTGCATTATTAAATGCACCTCTGAAAACAAACCCATTATGCCATTATCACTTATCAGATAAATTACTTCATTCGAGGTTACTGAAACTCACATTCGACCAAACAcattaaagttgcaatcttttattgtattgtattggGTCAATTTGAAAGATGCCTTTAGGGAGGTTTGGTGTGAGGAATGAGTATAGTTTGGGAGGAAAGAAGTTGTACAAAGATGGAGTTGAGTCTGAAGATTCCAAAGTTATTTTTGATGGTGTTGCTGTTGCTGGTCTTGTTGGTCTTCTTCGCCAATTAGGTGATCTTTCACAGTATGTTCTTCTTCCTTCTCTTTATTTCTCACTCTCATGTTTATGTTCTTCTATATCCGTCTTAAGCCTCAAACGGGTCACATAGCATCCCGCTTGTATAGACGAGACAAACTTTTTGCTAGCCCGAGGTATTCTGTTTTTGTCCCATCTATACTATTTGACCCGTTTAagtttaaacaagaatttgtgtttttgtttttcttgcCTATATTTGAGTTGGGTTTTCTGGGTTTTCATATTGTCTTAAGTGGGTCTATTAACGAATGTTACTCTGACTCGACTGCAAGGGTTGGACACAACATGGTGTTGGAGTGTTGGATACGGTTATATTGTGCAAAGTTTTCACCTTTTTGGTAAAAAATGAAGTGTTGTGTCGTGTCGGAGTGAGGACATGCTACATGCAACAAAAGTGAAGTGAAGTGCGGGAGTAACATAGCTATTAACCTCGGAGTATTGTGTTTTTCCTCTTTCAATTAGATTTCTTATATCTGTGTGCCTGTAAGCCAAGGATtgaaaaataaaatgttcaaaTTACAGGAATACTGTATTTTGGTTCTCAGCATGATCATTCAGGAATTAATTTGAAGTTAGTTATCTCGAAAGGAAATTAATGGTTCGGGTTTATATGCCATAGTGTAGTAATTGTTATTAGCCTTTTTCTTCAATTGGGTGAGGTGTGGTTGGTAAGGTGATTGGGGGTTTGTTTAATGAGTTCATGCAGAAGCATTAATAGTTGCAATCATGGCTGTGTAAAATTCAATGCTGCATGTGAGAGTGATGTAGCTTGGTGGTCCTCTTTGTTTACGGTAAAAGGATTATCGAAACAGATCGTTTGTGGGGTCGATAGCAGTTTTCGTCTAAAGACCAACTAGTACCTGAAGTGTTATTTTTGGAAGTGAGGAAAAGGATAGTTTTGTGATTGTGAACTGTGATCAGTCTCGTGGAATTGTTTGTCTGTTGTCACTGCTTCTCGTCTCATGCTTCTTGTATAAAATTGTAGCAACCGGATGATTTTCTCTTTTAATACTATGTTGGACTTCTGTCTACATTGTGTATTCAAATTGAGTAACTTTCTCCTGCAACCATGTGTTTGTACTTGTAGATTTGCAGCCGAGATATTCCATGGCTTGCAAGAGCAGGTGGTTTCTACTGCTTCCAGAAGTCGTAAATTGGTCACTCGGATCCAACATATTGAAGCTATTTTGCCTTCCCTTGAAAAGGCCATGTTGACTCAAACTAGCCACATACATTTTGCCTATACACCTGGTATGTTCATCTCATGCTGTTCTAAGTTGCGAATTTTAATTGAATGCATCAGCACTCGACAGATTGGCTCATCATTGATGTAAAATCACTATCGCTGACTGATCATATGATTAATTTGAGACGTTTTAGTCACTTTCTATATCGTATCTTAATAGAAGGGACAGCAGAGGGGTGTATTTTAGTAAACAAGTCTGAAAGTATGCATGTTCCAGTTGTAGAGTTTGTACTGGCGCCTAACCGTTGATAAATGAGCAACCTTTAAGATTTTCTTTGCTCAAGATCAGCAGTTTTGCAGGCTCCGAATGGCATCCTCGTATTAAGGCTCAGCAAAATCATTTTGTCTACTCCGACCTGCCACATTTTATCATGGACTCATATGAAGAGTGTCGTGAACCTCCTCGGCTGCAGTTGCTTGATAGGTGAGTTACCTTCTTGAATTGCTGGTAATCCTTGTTTACTTGTTAACAGCTTCTTCACACTCATCCTATTGCATCTAGGTTTGACACAAGTGGGCGCGGATCGTGTTTAAAACGATATACCGATCCAACATTCTTTAGGAGGGCATCTGCAGGTACGGAAGCACGTAAGAGGGATAAGGCTCAACGAGAAAGGAAGGCTCGGAAAAAGGTCGTGTTTTAAGAACTACCTACTGTTTTACTTCGTGGTAGATGTAGATCTTTAATGGCACCGTAAATATCAAATGATGAGTTCTCTGCTTTTGACGACTATTGAATATGTTGCTGTATGCTCTTATTCTTTCGTCGTTATGGCTGCTGGCATGTCCATTTCTTGGTATCTTTGCATTGCTCTGTTTATTTTCAAACATTCAATATACAAGTCATTGATACGGATCCTGACTTTAATTTCAGAAGAGGTTATCGCAGCGTAGTGGAAAACTTCCAAATTCTGTATCTACTATGAACAATAACCGGAGGTATTAATATGTTACAATTGGCGTgtttatatactccctctgtcccagtCAATAGTTAACACTTGCTTTATttccccctcacaaaataaagcaaGTGTAAACTATTCACTGGGACAGACGGAGTATAAATAGCGTTTAACAATCCTCCACTGTCAAATAGTTGCATTCTTCTGTTTTCTGAGATAAATTATCATGCTTGTTGGTTTCAGACAGCAGATGTCTTCTCAAACAGGTCGAGGAGGGTCTTCTGTATCACATACAGGCTCCTCTTTTGATCGAACTTCCAGATCTGATTCCCTTATTTCAAAAGAGGGCATGGGTTTTGTTGAGTCACTTTCTCAACCAGGTATTTCTATACAGGCCGACAAAACAAAGAGGGAAGTTATCTCTAACATAAATAAAAATGTGGAGGAGACCAGTAATGCTGTGACTGGTAAAGGTATTCAAGATGGCTTGTCAACCGATACTACTGCCCCTCGTTCTTCTAATGTCACGTGGGATGAGAAGCTGGAAACTATGGAACATATGGGTTTAAATCATGGGATTGAGGATGATGTCCAATCTGGCTCCGAGAAGAACTATTATCTACATGAGAAGGACTTGAAACCTGTTAGTGTGAAAATCGTAAATCAAGGGCATGACTTATCTGAACATGAAAGCATTCCAAATTCCGGCATTGATCAACGGTCTACAGAAGCTACTATGAATGTGAAGTCAAACGAGCCGACTGGAGTGAACTATCTTCATGATCAGGACGTGAAGCTTGTTGATGAAATCGATTCTCTTGCAGATGACTTATCTGAAGTGGTAAGCGGCCCAAATGTAAATGCAGATGCTCCTCAAGTAATTTCAGAATCTTTCCCTCAGTTGACTAGTGACAATAACGAGTCTGTAGAAACAAGTGATGCGAACCATCTTGTTGACAACACTCGTGGATCAATTGCCGCTGACAACTTTGTGAGCGATCGATCATACAGTAAGGCGGGAATAAGTGATGTTCAGTACCTACAGGAGACTATTCTTGACAATACTAAGATGAAGTCAGAGATAACCAGTGATAAATGTGATGGTCGTGTGGATCATCACGCAAATATAGACAGTGAAACTGACAACTTTGTTGATGCACGCAATGCAATTGATTCAGAATCTGAAAGTGATTTTGAGACAAATACGCAAAAAGAAGTAAAATTGACTTCTATATGTAAACTACCCGAAGAAGCGTCAACTGGCCTGATGGTGAAACATGAATGCCATTCTAAATCCTACAACCATGGGGACGGAGTTCGCGATGGTGCAGAGAAGCCAATTGCTCCCCTTTCTCTAGCCAATTTGGAGTGTGTAGAAAATGAACTGTCCTCTAAACTGCTAGACTTAGCAACAAGCCAAGAACAGGTTCGGCTACTACCTTTTTAACTGTTTGACTTTCTTAGTTTTATTTGTTTACCGACTATTTTTgtgttttcatttcttttttcctTTGACTATTATACTTTTCATTGACGGTTTTGAaatgatgattcatgttagcTGAACGATAATCAATTTGAATTCAAACTCTGCTGTTGTTGTTGTAGCCTGTGGAAAGTGCCTCATTCATTTCCAAAGAAACCCAAGGGATAGAAGCTGATGATATAGATCTGCAACTTGCTGTCTGCAAACCTGTAGAATCCAGTTCGCAGGCTCCCCGTGATGATGAGACTGCTTGTACCAATGGGTCAGTAGGAATACCTTCTGGATCAACCAGTTCCTATCCACATGCTCTCTGGACCAATGGGACCCTTTTAGGACTACGACCGTCAAAACCTACTGTTTTCGGTGCATCTCCAGCTGTAAATCCTACCCCTGTGACTGGCACAGCTGTGAGTAATGGTAATGGTCATTGTGTTGATCAATGCAGTCCAAAGGTCAGTCGTCCTGCAGGAACTATGTCTTCATCAGTGAAAAATTATTACCATGGCGGAACTTTTGGCGGTGATAGTCAAGATTTTGGATCCTTAAAATACCATTCTCATTATGGTAAAAGTAACATTAAAAATGACCCAGTTACCGTTGGTCTAGGTAATGATTTGAATAATGCGGTTTCTGAAGTCTCTAATACAAGTGAAGATAAATCATCCTTATTATCGTTGCTCAGTCGTAATTTACTGAAAAAGGGTCCCCGAATGAGTGAATCATTGAGCTATGAGGAAAAGAACATATCTGCCAAGCACTTATCAGTAGATATGGTGTCTCCTACTAAGTTTGATGGAAAGTCGAAGTCTTCTGTAAATTCACCGTCAGCATCACCGCCATTAGAGCATATGAAGATATCCTTTCGACCTATTGACGGTCTTGAAAATTCCAGACTAAAGCTTAAATATCCAGAAGGGGTGGACCACCATGAAATGACAGTAGAAACCTTCCCTTCCTTTCAGTTGGTTCCAGGTTCCACTAGTGTACATCATGATATGGGTTCGGATTCTGATGATGATACGTTCTGCCGATCATATCCATGCGTATCGGATGAGTCTGCTGGCCATCTTTCTGATTCTGATTCAGAACAGTGGGAATCGGGAGATTCTTCAGAAAATAATAATGATCATGCAATAGATGATGAACCACATGGAATCTCTTCTATTGGTTCTTCCGATCTTCAGTGCCTAGCGGCTCAGCCACCTCCTCTTCCTCCATTGCAGTGGCGTGTATCAAGGCCAGTTTTACTTGGAGTGGAAGATACGCCAAAACGAGGATCTGACAGCCTGAATCAATCTTTTGATTCTCACCCCCTTGAAGATGACTCAGCTAAAACGCGAAGTACAATGCAAGAAACAGATACAACCGTGATGCAAAAAAAGGAGATAGAGGTATGTCTCTTTGTGCTGTACTACCATCATCACAAATTTATCGTCCCTGTTTGACTTTCATTGTCAGCTAATATCAACTTTGACCATTAATTTTTCCAAACATATGCAAGAGAtttatcaaaaattcaaaactaatattttcgtATAATCATTGTTAAAAAGCTGTAACTAGGGCGAATTCTGAGAAAATATTAGGCAAAATCTTGTTTTACCACAAAATTACTATGGAGACTGTAAAAATAAAATGGAGAGAGTATTCATCTGATAATAATTTTTGTTTTGATAATCATCTCTTACTGGGTATTTGTAGCAGGTGGCTGTACCAAATGTGGATGGCCAAAAACAAGGTTGTCATGCGACTAACGTGGATGAACGGGGGGATTTTCTACATCAAATCCGGGCTAAAGTAAGTTCTGAAGTTTGTACTAGCTTTCCTTGAATTGAAGGACCCTCGTGAGTGGAAACGCCTCAGAATTATGCATTATGTATCTATTTCTTCATTTATACTTATTTGTACGAACTTGTCTTGGATTAGGTCATCTTAACTATCTTCAGTTTCTGCAAACTACTCCGAGTATACTTGTTTACTGCGACTTATACTCAATGTTTTCCATGTGGTTTAGAGGTTTTTTCTGAATGTTTCATCATTAAACTTGCGTAAAAAAGTTAAAGCCTTTATATTACGAAGCCTTATGCTAAACATCATTAAGGTCGTGAATCGTGATGAAGCTTTTAGCATCGAAATGTCTGTTATATCAACTATCGGCTATCTCAAGCATTGACTGACTACTTTATTCTTACTTTGTCAGTCCTTCAATCTTAAACGTACTGATGCGGCTCGATCAGTTTCTACGCCTAGCCTTCCTACCAGCAATAAAATGACAGCAATCCTGCAGAAGGCGAGTGCAATTCGTCAGGTAAACTATTTAGTTTGTATTCATTGCAGATAATCGTCTTAGCATGCTATACATCCTATCTAGTGAGTTGAGACCAAAATATGGAAGCAGCTCTGTTACTCAGAGTCTCCATATGATGATCTGTGTACCTGTTTCTAAACCTTGGTACTCAGACACTTCAATCATATTTGCCAAAACATGAggatttatcataaaaatggcCGAGTCCAATACTTGAACCCACCATCTAAGTAACATACGGAAGCATGTCCCAAAATCCTAGGTTTTTTCAATCATCCATGTACACTGTATTACATATGCGACCAACCCACTTATCACATAACTATATCAATGTGAATAATATGCAAGGATATGGGATTGTTACAAGGCTCGCTGCAGATTTACTTCATGTTTGCTCATTTCCAGGTGGTGGGGAGCGATGGGGAGGATGATAGTTGGAGCGACACGTGATCCATTCAATGTCAGACGCGTTCTCTAAGGAATTAGTTAGATATGCTGTGCGATGTCAAGCCAGAAGATGCAGACCGTGACACTGTGCATAATGGCTTATCTGGTAAAGGCTAACTTAGTTACTGACCCCTGATTCGTTTCTGTAATGGAACGCCAGACGCCGAGAGTTTCCTGAGTGAACTTTTTTTTGTTTAGGCTGCCAAGTAGTTTGTACAGTAACTGTCTCTTCCCAGTTAAAGCTGTTCTTTTTAACTTACAGGTTACAAACTTGCAATGTGTATTTTTCCTTGGGCAAGACTAAATCCATTGGAGTTGGACAAACTACGGCGCCAGGGTTTTTGGTTTGCGTCTGTATTGTATTACACACGCGATACAC
It includes:
- the LOC141592869 gene encoding protein SCAR3-like isoform X1; protein product: MPLGRFGVRNEYSLGGKKLYKDGVESEDSKVIFDGVAVAGLVGLLRQLGDLSQFAAEIFHGLQEQVVSTASRSRKLVTRIQHIEAILPSLEKAMLTQTSHIHFAYTPGSEWHPRIKAQQNHFVYSDLPHFIMDSYEECREPPRLQLLDRFDTSGRGSCLKRYTDPTFFRRASAGTEARKRDKAQRERKARKKKRLSQRSGKLPNSVSTMNNNRRQQMSSQTGRGGSSVSHTGSSFDRTSRSDSLISKEGMGFVESLSQPGISIQADKTKREVISNINKNVEETSNAVTGKGIQDGLSTDTTAPRSSNVTWDEKLETMEHMGLNHGIEDDVQSGSEKNYYLHEKDLKPVSVKIVNQGHDLSEHESIPNSGIDQRSTEATMNVKSNEPTGVNYLHDQDVKLVDEIDSLADDLSEVVSGPNVNADAPQVISESFPQLTSDNNESVETSDANHLVDNTRGSIAADNFVSDRSYSKAGISDVQYLQETILDNTKMKSEITSDKCDGRVDHHANIDSETDNFVDARNAIDSESESDFETNTQKEVKLTSICKLPEEASTGLMVKHECHSKSYNHGDGVRDGAEKPIAPLSLANLECVENELSSKLLDLATSQEQPVESASFISKETQGIEADDIDLQLAVCKPVESSSQAPRDDETACTNGSVGIPSGSTSSYPHALWTNGTLLGLRPSKPTVFGASPAVNPTPVTGTAVSNGNGHCVDQCSPKVSRPAGTMSSSVKNYYHGGTFGGDSQDFGSLKYHSHYGKSNIKNDPVTVGLGNDLNNAVSEVSNTSEDKSSLLSLLSRNLLKKGPRMSESLSYEEKNISAKHLSVDMVSPTKFDGKSKSSVNSPSASPPLEHMKISFRPIDGLENSRLKLKYPEGVDHHEMTVETFPSFQLVPGSTSVHHDMGSDSDDDTFCRSYPCVSDESAGHLSDSDSEQWESGDSSENNNDHAIDDEPHGISSIGSSDLQCLAAQPPPLPPLQWRVSRPVLLGVEDTPKRGSDSLNQSFDSHPLEDDSAKTRSTMQETDTTVMQKKEIEQVAVPNVDGQKQGCHATNVDERGDFLHQIRAKSFNLKRTDAARSVSTPSLPTSNKMTAILQKASAIRQVVGSDGEDDSWSDT
- the LOC141592869 gene encoding protein SCAR3-like isoform X2 — translated: MPLGRFGVRNEYSLGGKKLYKDGVESEDSKVIFDGVAVAGLVGLLRQLGDLSQFAAEIFHGLQEQVVSTASRSRKLVTRIQHIEAILPSLEKAMLTQTSHIHFAYTPGSEWHPRIKAQQNHFVYSDLPHFIMDSYEECREPPRLQLLDRFDTSGRGSCLKRYTDPTFFRRASAGTEARKRDKAQRERKARKKKRLSQRSGKLPNSVSTMNNNRRQQMSSQTGRGGSSVSHTGSSFDRTSRSDSLISKEGMGFVESLSQPGISIQADKTKREVISNINKNVEETSNAVTGKGIQDGLSTDTTAPRSSNVTWDEKLETMEHMGLNHGIEDDVQSGSEKNYYLHEKDLKPVSVKIVNQGHDLSEHESIPNSGIDQRSTEATMNVKSNEPTGVNYLHDQDVKLVDEIDSLADDLSEVVSGPNVNADAPQVISESFPQLTSDNNESVETSDANHLVDNTRGSIAADNFVSDRSYSKAGISDVQYLQETILDNTKMKSEITSDKCDGRVDHHANIDSETDNFVDARNAIDSESESDFETNTQKEVKLTSICKLPEEASTGLMVKHECHSKSYNHGDGVRDGAEKPIAPLSLANLECVENELSSKLLDLATSQEQPVESASFISKETQGIEADDIDLQLAVCKPVESSSQAPRDDETACTNGSVGIPSGSTSSYPHALWTNGTLLGLRPSKPTVFGASPAVNPTPVTGTAVSNGNGHCVDQCSPKVSRPAGTMSSSVKNYYHGGTFGGDSQDFGSLKYHSHYGKSNIKNDPVTVGLGNDLNNAVSEVSNTSEDKSSLLSLLSRNLLKKGPRMSESLSYEEKNISAKHLSVDMVSPTKFDGKSKSSVNSPSASPPLEHMKISFRPIDGLENSRLKLKYPEGVDHHEMTVETFPSFQLVPGSTSVHHDMGSDSDDDTFCRSYPCVSDESAGHLSDSDSEQWESGDSSENNNDHAIDDEPHGISSIGSSDLQCLAAQPPPLPPLQWRVSRPVLLGVEDTPKRGSDSLNQSFDSHPLEDDSAKTRSTMQETDTTVMQKKEIEVAVPNVDGQKQGCHATNVDERGDFLHQIRAKSFNLKRTDAARSVSTPSLPTSNKMTAILQKASAIRQVVGSDGEDDSWSDT
- the LOC141592869 gene encoding protein SCAR3-like isoform X3, with the translated sequence MLTQTSHIHFAYTPGSEWHPRIKAQQNHFVYSDLPHFIMDSYEECREPPRLQLLDRFDTSGRGSCLKRYTDPTFFRRASAGTEARKRDKAQRERKARKKKRLSQRSGKLPNSVSTMNNNRRQQMSSQTGRGGSSVSHTGSSFDRTSRSDSLISKEGMGFVESLSQPGISIQADKTKREVISNINKNVEETSNAVTGKGIQDGLSTDTTAPRSSNVTWDEKLETMEHMGLNHGIEDDVQSGSEKNYYLHEKDLKPVSVKIVNQGHDLSEHESIPNSGIDQRSTEATMNVKSNEPTGVNYLHDQDVKLVDEIDSLADDLSEVVSGPNVNADAPQVISESFPQLTSDNNESVETSDANHLVDNTRGSIAADNFVSDRSYSKAGISDVQYLQETILDNTKMKSEITSDKCDGRVDHHANIDSETDNFVDARNAIDSESESDFETNTQKEVKLTSICKLPEEASTGLMVKHECHSKSYNHGDGVRDGAEKPIAPLSLANLECVENELSSKLLDLATSQEQPVESASFISKETQGIEADDIDLQLAVCKPVESSSQAPRDDETACTNGSVGIPSGSTSSYPHALWTNGTLLGLRPSKPTVFGASPAVNPTPVTGTAVSNGNGHCVDQCSPKVSRPAGTMSSSVKNYYHGGTFGGDSQDFGSLKYHSHYGKSNIKNDPVTVGLGNDLNNAVSEVSNTSEDKSSLLSLLSRNLLKKGPRMSESLSYEEKNISAKHLSVDMVSPTKFDGKSKSSVNSPSASPPLEHMKISFRPIDGLENSRLKLKYPEGVDHHEMTVETFPSFQLVPGSTSVHHDMGSDSDDDTFCRSYPCVSDESAGHLSDSDSEQWESGDSSENNNDHAIDDEPHGISSIGSSDLQCLAAQPPPLPPLQWRVSRPVLLGVEDTPKRGSDSLNQSFDSHPLEDDSAKTRSTMQETDTTVMQKKEIEQVAVPNVDGQKQGCHATNVDERGDFLHQIRAKSFNLKRTDAARSVSTPSLPTSNKMTAILQKASAIRQVVGSDGEDDSWSDT
- the LOC141592869 gene encoding protein SCAR3-like isoform X4 translates to MDSYEECREPPRLQLLDRFDTSGRGSCLKRYTDPTFFRRASAGTEARKRDKAQRERKARKKKRLSQRSGKLPNSVSTMNNNRRQQMSSQTGRGGSSVSHTGSSFDRTSRSDSLISKEGMGFVESLSQPGISIQADKTKREVISNINKNVEETSNAVTGKGIQDGLSTDTTAPRSSNVTWDEKLETMEHMGLNHGIEDDVQSGSEKNYYLHEKDLKPVSVKIVNQGHDLSEHESIPNSGIDQRSTEATMNVKSNEPTGVNYLHDQDVKLVDEIDSLADDLSEVVSGPNVNADAPQVISESFPQLTSDNNESVETSDANHLVDNTRGSIAADNFVSDRSYSKAGISDVQYLQETILDNTKMKSEITSDKCDGRVDHHANIDSETDNFVDARNAIDSESESDFETNTQKEVKLTSICKLPEEASTGLMVKHECHSKSYNHGDGVRDGAEKPIAPLSLANLECVENELSSKLLDLATSQEQPVESASFISKETQGIEADDIDLQLAVCKPVESSSQAPRDDETACTNGSVGIPSGSTSSYPHALWTNGTLLGLRPSKPTVFGASPAVNPTPVTGTAVSNGNGHCVDQCSPKVSRPAGTMSSSVKNYYHGGTFGGDSQDFGSLKYHSHYGKSNIKNDPVTVGLGNDLNNAVSEVSNTSEDKSSLLSLLSRNLLKKGPRMSESLSYEEKNISAKHLSVDMVSPTKFDGKSKSSVNSPSASPPLEHMKISFRPIDGLENSRLKLKYPEGVDHHEMTVETFPSFQLVPGSTSVHHDMGSDSDDDTFCRSYPCVSDESAGHLSDSDSEQWESGDSSENNNDHAIDDEPHGISSIGSSDLQCLAAQPPPLPPLQWRVSRPVLLGVEDTPKRGSDSLNQSFDSHPLEDDSAKTRSTMQETDTTVMQKKEIEQVAVPNVDGQKQGCHATNVDERGDFLHQIRAKSFNLKRTDAARSVSTPSLPTSNKMTAILQKASAIRQVVGSDGEDDSWSDT